A stretch of the Myxococcus guangdongensis genome encodes the following:
- a CDS encoding MXAN_6652 family MXYO-CTERM-anchored protein has translation MQSFLPSLKVAGVLAACLVSGSAFAYATGQSNYSGKSGQTCSSGCHSRSGATPTVTIEGPATLNPGQTGSYTLVIAGGPGVRGGYNVAVDGEATLTAGGSDSKKLSGELTHSQPKPFTDGSVRFAFSVVAPSTGTTLTLFGAGNSTNGNGEDTGDASAATTLKVKVGDGGGNGGGGGGEDDGGGCTAAGGAPLLGAALMLLGARLRRREE, from the coding sequence ATGCAGTCGTTCCTTCCGTCCCTCAAGGTCGCCGGCGTCCTGGCCGCGTGCCTTGTCTCCGGCTCCGCCTTCGCCTACGCCACCGGCCAGAGCAACTACAGCGGCAAGAGCGGGCAGACCTGCTCCTCCGGCTGCCACTCGCGCTCGGGCGCCACGCCCACCGTGACCATCGAAGGCCCCGCCACGCTCAACCCCGGCCAGACGGGCAGCTACACCCTGGTCATCGCCGGCGGCCCCGGCGTGCGCGGTGGCTACAACGTCGCCGTGGACGGCGAGGCCACCCTCACCGCGGGCGGCTCGGACTCCAAGAAGCTCTCCGGCGAGCTGACCCACTCCCAGCCCAAGCCCTTCACCGACGGCTCCGTGCGCTTCGCCTTCAGCGTCGTCGCCCCGTCCACCGGCACCACCCTCACCCTGTTCGGCGCCGGCAACTCGACCAACGGCAACGGCGAGGACACCGGTGACGCGTCCGCCGCCACCACGCTCAAGGTCAAGGTCGGCGACGGCGGTGGCAACGGCGGCGGTGGTGGTGGCGAGGACGACGGCGGTGGCTGCACCGCCGCTGGCGGCGCGCCCCTGCTCGGCGCGGCGCTGATGCTCCTGGGCGCGCGTCTGCGCCGCCGCGAGGAGTAA